TTTATGGGGACCATGCGCAGCGACGAAGAACTTATGGTGGCCTTTCAGGCCGGCGATACCGCCGCCTTTGAGGTGCTGATCCGGCGTCACCAGAACGGCGTGTATAACTTCATCGTCCGTTTTCTGGGGAACCGCGAGGTGGCCGAGGAGGTCTTTCAAGAGGCCTTCCTCAAGGTCCACCAGGCGGCGGATCGCTACCTGCCCAACGGCAAGTTCACCACCTGGCTCTACACGATCGTGCGCAACCTCTGCGTCGATACCTTCCGGCGACGGAAGATCCGCGAGGCGGTCAGCCTGGACGACCGGGGCGAGAACGGCGAGCGCAACCTCGCCGACACCATCGCCGGCGACGAGATCCCGGCCGACGTCGTCTCCTCCGCCAACGAGATCGAGGCGGTGCTCGAGAAGGCCCTGGCCAAGCTGAATGAAGACCAACGCGAGGTCTTCCTGCTCCGCGAAAAGGAGGGGCTGAAGTTCGAGGAGATCGCCGAGGTGACCGGCGTCTCGGTCAATACGGTGAAAAGCCGCATGCGCTACGCCCTCGAGGCCCTGCGGCGCAGCCTGAAACAGTCGAAATATCGTGAATTGCTGGAGAGGGATTGAGCGTTTAAAATGGCAGGACGGAATTAAATCATGGATCGCCGAGACTTCGATGACAAAGTGATCGACTTCCTCTACGACGACCTCGACCCCGCCGACCGCGCGGCCTTTCAGGCCGAGATCGGCGCCCGTGCCGAGCTTGAAGGCGAGGTTCGCGAGTTCGGCCGCGTCGGCCAAATTTACCGCAACCGGCTGCCCGACCTTCAGCCCCCTCCGGCCCTCTTACAAAAAGTTTTGGCCCAGGCGCCCAAGCCCAAGCGGCGTTTTGCCTGGTTCGGCCTCGATGTCGCTTCCTTCTGGCGGCCCGCTCTGACCGGGGCCTTCGTCATGGCCCTGACCCTGGCCGGGATTTATCAATATAAGCTCCATCGCGACGCCCCTGAGCAGGTCGCGAAAAACGAGCCCGCGCCTTCCGTCCCGGCTCCCGATGTGCCCATTCCCGAAGGCGGCGGCGAGATTAGCCTGCGCGACCTTTCCCTGGCCCGCGCCCAGACCCGGCCCATGGCCGAGCCTTCCTGGCGCCAGCCGCGCTTCGGCAACGGTCTGATCTCCTTCGCGAGCTACGGAAATACCGCGCCCGCCTATCCTAGCCCCGCTTATCCGCAGGCCGTTGCGCCCGGCGGGACCTACGAAGAGCTCTACGGCCTCGAGCAAGAGGCCCAAAACGCCGTCGCGCAATTCGCCCACCAGCAGGCTCTGCGGATGCACTCTATGGGCGATCACCGCGGCGCGGCCGAGGCTCTGGCGCTGCTGATCAAGCGCTACCCCAATTACTCCCGCCTCTTCGAGGCCCTGGCCCTGCGCATCGGCTGCCTCTACCAGATCGGGCAGATCGACAAGGCCGAGCAAGAGCTGGCTTGGCTGCGGCAAAGCTCCCCCGAATTGGCCGCGCTGGTCGAGCAGCGTTGGTGGCGCTAGGGCGGCGCATTTTTTTCTGTCCAGAAGCCCGGCTTTCTTCCACAATTCTTTTATGAACGACGCCGACTTCATGCGCCAAGCCATCGCCTCGGCCCGCGAGGGCATCGAGCGCGGCCAGACCCCCTTCGGCGCCTGCATCGTGCGGGACGGAGAGGTCTTGAGCCGCCGCCATAACGAGGTCTGGGCCTTGACCGACATCACCGCCCATGCCGAGATCCTCGCCATCCGCGAGGCCTGTCGCAAGCTCGGGCGCATCGACCTCTCGGGGTCGGTCCTCTATTCCACCTGCGAGCCCTGTCCGATGTGT
The nucleotide sequence above comes from Deltaproteobacteria bacterium PRO3. Encoded proteins:
- a CDS encoding RNA polymerase sigma factor; this encodes MGTMRSDEELMVAFQAGDTAAFEVLIRRHQNGVYNFIVRFLGNREVAEEVFQEAFLKVHQAADRYLPNGKFTTWLYTIVRNLCVDTFRRRKIREAVSLDDRGENGERNLADTIAGDEIPADVVSSANEIEAVLEKALAKLNEDQREVFLLREKEGLKFEEIAEVTGVSVNTVKSRMRYALEALRRSLKQSKYRELLERD
- a CDS encoding nucleoside deaminase, which translates into the protein MNDADFMRQAIASAREGIERGQTPFGACIVRDGEVLSRRHNEVWALTDITAHAEILAIREACRKLGRIDLSGSVLYSTCEPCPMCFSACHWARIEKIRYGAGIADAQAAGFNEITFSNQDMKTYGGSPVEVESGLLKDECVALFRFWLEKNLSRPY